A genomic region of Spea bombifrons isolate aSpeBom1 chromosome 9, aSpeBom1.2.pri, whole genome shotgun sequence contains the following coding sequences:
- the LOC128504295 gene encoding phosphatidylinositol 4,5-bisphosphate 3-kinase catalytic subunit delta isoform-like, translating to MPGGRVTHGYYCPAELCSKEERISVDFLLPTGIYLNFPVPYGASLGDIKKLLWQRAEEEPLFHMLSPPSMYMFTCVNQAAKEQELEDEQQRFCDVRPFLPILRLVVREGDQAEKLLDSQISFLIGKDLREFEALDDPEINDFRCTMRQACEEAAVRRQQMDWKKSMETNFPLQLEPPFDVLPRGITFGKTLMIKVKFEGSELNDQLMRRSSADASLASGPDTLGFEEESKQLKCKPGGLLTGC from the exons ATGCCCGGGGGCCGGGTGACACACGGCTATTATTGCCCAGCGGAACTCTGCTCCAAAGAGGAGAGAATTTCAGTGGATTTCCTGCTGCCGACCGGCATTTACCTCAACTTTCCTGTGCCGTACGGCGCCAGCCTCGGAGACATCAAGAAG CTGCTATGGCAACGGGCAGAGGAGGAGCCGCTTTTTCACATGCTCAGCCCTCCTTCCATGTACATGTTCACCTGCGTTAACCAGGCGGCGAAGGAGCAGGAGCTGGAGGACGAGCAGCAGCGCTTCTGTGACGTCAGGCCCTTCCTGCCCATACTTCGGCTCGTAGTGAGGGAGGGCGACCAAGCCGAAAAGTTACTGGACTCTCAGATCAGCTTCCTTATTGGCAAAG ACCTCCGTGAATTTGAAGCGCTCGATGACCCCGAAATAAATGATTTCCGCTGTACGATGCGCCAGGCGTGTGAAGAGGCAGCCGTTCGCCGGCAGCAAATGGACTGGAAAAAATCGATGGAAACCAACTTTCCCCTCCAACTTGAACCCCCTTTCGACGTGTTACCCCGAGGAATAACGTTCGGCAAAACGCTCATGATTAAGGTCAAGTTTGAAGGCAGCGAG CTAAACGACCAGCTCATGCGCAGATCAAGCGCTGACGCGTCCTTAGCGTCTGGCCCTGATACTCTTGGTTTTGAGGAAGAGTCTAAGCAGCTGAAGTGCAAGCCCGGTGGTCTGCTTACAGGGTGTTGA